In the Aquimarina spinulae genome, AGAGATTGGGATTCATCATGAAAAACAACATCAGGAATTATTGATTACTGACATAAAATTTATATTAGGAAATAACCCGTTGTTTCCTAAGTACAATGATACGTTTTCTGAAAACACTAGTTTTGATGATGATCAAACTTCTGGATATAGTACGGTAAAAGAAGGTATATATGAAATTGGGTATGAGGGAAATGAGTTTTGTTATGACAATGAACTTGGCAGACATAAGGTATTTCTAAGAGAATACACCATTGCAAATACACTTGTAACTAATAAAGAATATCTTGAGTTTATAGAGGATAAAGGATATAAAAACAGTCTGTTATGGCATGCAGAAGCTTGGGATTGGATACATAAAGATAATATCAAAGCTCCATTATATTGGCATAAAATAGATGAACAATACCATCAGTATACCTTACAGGGATTAAAAACAGTGGATTACACAGCTCCAGTCACTCATATTTCATTCTATGAAGCATTTGCTTTTGCTCAATGGAAAGGAGAGCGCTTACCAACCGAATTTGAATGGGAAACTGCTCAGTCTCTTTTCAAATGGGGAATACGATGGGAATGGACAGAAAGTGCATACTCACCTTATCCAAACTACAAAAAAGCTCCCGGGGCATTAGGGGAGTACAACGGAAAATTTATGGTAAATCAAAAGGTGCTACGAGGAGGATCTGTAGCTACACCACGAAACCATACAAGACCAACATATCGTAATTTTTTTCACCCAAACCTTAGATGGCAATTTACAGGATTGCGATTAGTGAAGGATAAATAACTCTATTTTTTTTACATGAATTCTAAAGATCAAAAAGTACTGGTTTCTACTTTCGAGAAAGAAGTATGCGAAGGTTTAACTGCGTTTCCCAAATACCTGTCATCCAAATTTTTTTATGACGAAATTGGAGACGAACTCTTTCAGCAGATAATGGCATTGCCAGAATATTATCTTACACGAGCAGAGTATGAAATTTTTGCAACTCACAAATCCGATATTATTCAAAAATTCGATACCAATAAAGAAGGTTTTGACTTAATAGAATTGGGAGCAGGAGATGGGAAAAAAACAAAAGTGTTATTACAAGAATTACTAAATCAAAACTACGATTTTACATATAGCCCTATTGATATTAGCGAAAATGCTATTGATGGATTGGTGAAAAACTTAAACCAGGAAATGCCAGAAGTTATGGTTCAAGGGCAAATAGGTGAGTATTTTGAAGTCTTAGATCGATTAAAACATATAAGCGATCGTAAAAAAGTAATCATGGTTCTAGGGTCTAATATTGGGAATCTATTGCACGCCAGAGCTATTCAGTTTTTGAAAAAATTATATAATGCAATGCATACTGGTGATTTGCTTTTTATAGGATTTGACCAAAAAAAACATCCTCAGAAAGTTTTAGATGCATATAACGACAAATCTGGAGTAACAGCAGCTTTTAATAAGAATGTTTTAGCAAGAATTAATAAAGAACTTAATGGGAATTTTGATCTGGATAAGTTTATGCATTGGGAGACATATGATCCCGAAAATGGAACCGCTAAAAGTTATTTGGTGAGCAAAGAAAAACAAACTGTCGATATCGATAGTTTGTCGTTGCAAGTTCACTTCGAAGCCTGGGAGAGTATTCATACCGAGATTTCTCAGAAATATGATGATGATATTGTAAAGTGGCTGGCAAAAGAATCTGGTTTGAAAATTGTGAAATCTTTTTCGGATCAGAATAACGATTACAAAGATTATCTAATTACAAAAGAAGAATAAAAAACAAAAAACACCCAGAATATGAAAGCAATTTGGAATGGACAGGTATTAGCAGAAAGTAATGATACTAAAGTGATAGAGAATAATCACTATTTCCCCCCCGAAGCAATAAAAAAAGAATTTTTTAAATCCAGTGATACACATACTAATTGCCCTTGGAAAGGAGTAGCATCGTATTATACGATCGAGGTAGATGGAAAAGAAAATAAAGATGCGGCATGGTATTACCCAAATACTAGTGATCTGGCAAAGCAAATCAAAGGATATGTTGCTTTTTGGAAAGGTGTTGAAGTTGTGGATTAACACTTTTCAACACCTTGTATAAATTTATAGAGTTATAAATCAATTATACGACAAGTAAACTATTGTCTGCAGCTGCAAAATCGTTCCACTGATATCCGTCAGCTTCGATCTCGTTTGTCCATTCACCATCTACAACATATTTAAATTCAAATTTGTTGTCTTTAGGAAGATCAATGGTTCCTTTAAAGTTTCCGTTTTTTAACTTTTTCAAAATGGTAGCTTCTGTATTCCATTCATTAAATTCTCCGGCTACGCTTACATTATTTGCTTCTTTCGCAGGAACGATAAAAGTAACTTTACAAATAGGTTTAGATTTTAAGTATTGCTTAGTAATCGCCATAATTTATATACTATTAAATATTGGTTAATAAATTTATAACTAAGTTACTATAAAACAATAAAAACGAAAAGAGGGAAACGTCAGATTATCAGTAATTTAATCAACACTTAACAATAAGATATTAACGATAACGATGTAGTACATCAATTAATTTTTCTATATCCTCTTTGGTATTATAAAAATGAAGACTAATTCGAATCCCTGGTCCTCGAAGAGAAGTAATTATATGATGTTTTTTTAAATGTGCATGTAATTTCTGATCCCCCTTTATATTAAAAATTGTACTATGTCTTTGGCGTTTTACCACATTTTCTTCTAATACATTTAGTTTGGCAAATTCTGATTTTGCATAATCACTTAATGTGTTCATATGTTCTTCAATAGTTGCAATGCTTATTTTGTTTAAAAAATTTAGAGAGTATTGTAGGCTTCCAAAATTGAAGGTGTCTAGATGACCACATTCAAATCTTGCTTGCAAACTTGTGTATGATGGATCATAATTGGTTTTAGCAGCAGCATCGATATATGAAGAAGGTGTAATCTGATCTAATACTTTATGGTTAAACAACATAAATCCATTACCATACCCGCCCAGTAACCATTTATAACCACTACATCCCAAAATATCAATCCCCGAAGCATTAAAATCGAAAGCCCTGGTGCCACAAAACTGTGTAGCATCAGCAATAAAAAGTATATCAGGATGTTTGGCTTTTAATTGGGTAAGGAAATCAAGATCTATTGCAATACCATTAATGTATTGTACCAGGCTAAATGCAAAAATATCAGGCTTATGTTTTTGTATGGCATTTTCAATATTTTGTTCTACTGTAGCATCTATTGTTGCGTAACAAACATTAAATCCTTTACTGGTGACAGCAAAGTTAATAGAAGGATAGTCTTCATCCAGCATTAAGACCTTTTTATTTTTATCTAACCCGCTCAATATTGTATTGAAGCCTAGAGAAAAATTAGGAGTTAATACTACATTGTCATCAGAGCTTCCAAAAAATGTTGCAATAGTTTTGCGCACACTATTTAAAAAATTCTGTTGATGATCTCTAAACAGACTTCCGCCAATAAGAAAATCTAAATCATGTTCCTGTCTAAAATCTAAAAGCGAATCATAAAGTAATCCAGAAGATGCTGTGTTGAGATAGGTATTGTTAGATAAAACAGGAAATTCTTTTCTTAAATTCTTCATAAGTAATTTTAGTGCTTTTTGGTAAAAACTATATCTTTACTTGCCGGTACTAAGTTAGCATTAATATGTTTTCAAAAAAGAAAGAAACAATACAAATTGACCCACAGCAGCGTGAGTTATATGAGCATGCACGTAAGCGCGTTATTCAGAAAAAAAGATTATTTCAACATTTCATCATTTTTTTAGTTGGTTCTGTGTTTTTTGCGATTCTTAACCTGGCATTTGGTTACGGAAAAGAAGTTACATTATTTGGGATAGACTGGTATATTATAGCAATACTATGCTGGGCATTCCTTTTGGTAGTACATTTTTGTAATGTATGGTTGTTTAGTACATTTATGGGGCAAGAGTGGGC is a window encoding:
- the egtB gene encoding ergothioneine biosynthesis protein EgtB codes for the protein MIIIDNLITSFLRTRSDTEEICAPLQIEDYVIQPIVDVSPPKWHLGHTTWFFEEFILSKYVSGFKRFHPEYAYVFNSYYESVGKRVIRTDRGNLSRPTVSEVYEYRDYITSHLQTFLEENDDPKIRELVEIGIHHEKQHQELLITDIKFILGNNPLFPKYNDTFSENTSFDDDQTSGYSTVKEGIYEIGYEGNEFCYDNELGRHKVFLREYTIANTLVTNKEYLEFIEDKGYKNSLLWHAEAWDWIHKDNIKAPLYWHKIDEQYHQYTLQGLKTVDYTAPVTHISFYEAFAFAQWKGERLPTEFEWETAQSLFKWGIRWEWTESAYSPYPNYKKAPGALGEYNGKFMVNQKVLRGGSVATPRNHTRPTYRNFFHPNLRWQFTGLRLVKDK
- the egtD gene encoding L-histidine N(alpha)-methyltransferase, producing MNSKDQKVLVSTFEKEVCEGLTAFPKYLSSKFFYDEIGDELFQQIMALPEYYLTRAEYEIFATHKSDIIQKFDTNKEGFDLIELGAGDGKKTKVLLQELLNQNYDFTYSPIDISENAIDGLVKNLNQEMPEVMVQGQIGEYFEVLDRLKHISDRKKVIMVLGSNIGNLLHARAIQFLKKLYNAMHTGDLLFIGFDQKKHPQKVLDAYNDKSGVTAAFNKNVLARINKELNGNFDLDKFMHWETYDPENGTAKSYLVSKEKQTVDIDSLSLQVHFEAWESIHTEISQKYDDDIVKWLAKESGLKIVKSFSDQNNDYKDYLITKEE
- a CDS encoding DUF427 domain-containing protein, with the protein product MKAIWNGQVLAESNDTKVIENNHYFPPEAIKKEFFKSSDTHTNCPWKGVASYYTIEVDGKENKDAAWYYPNTSDLAKQIKGYVAFWKGVEVVD
- a CDS encoding isoamylase early set domain-containing protein, translating into MAITKQYLKSKPICKVTFIVPAKEANNVSVAGEFNEWNTEATILKKLKNGNFKGTIDLPKDNKFEFKYVVDGEWTNEIEADGYQWNDFAAADNSLLVV
- a CDS encoding aminotransferase class V-fold PLP-dependent enzyme → MKNLRKEFPVLSNNTYLNTASSGLLYDSLLDFRQEHDLDFLIGGSLFRDHQQNFLNSVRKTIATFFGSSDDNVVLTPNFSLGFNTILSGLDKNKKVLMLDEDYPSINFAVTSKGFNVCYATIDATVEQNIENAIQKHKPDIFAFSLVQYINGIAIDLDFLTQLKAKHPDILFIADATQFCGTRAFDFNASGIDILGCSGYKWLLGGYGNGFMLFNHKVLDQITPSSYIDAAAKTNYDPSYTSLQARFECGHLDTFNFGSLQYSLNFLNKISIATIEEHMNTLSDYAKSEFAKLNVLEENVVKRQRHSTIFNIKGDQKLHAHLKKHHIITSLRGPGIRISLHFYNTKEDIEKLIDVLHRYR